A single Methylobacterium sp. 17Sr1-1 DNA region contains:
- a CDS encoding branched-chain amino acid ABC transporter permease: MQIFLQLVASGIAVGMIYAAIAFGYQLTFATSKTLNFGQGEALMLGALFGLTLVPFTGYWLMLPLVLVFGFALGAVVERLGVRPAVKIKSEYGWIMATIALGIIFKNVAENIWGRDDLKFPSPLPETALTFGGVRVLPMELMIVAGALLMMLAVELFNRRSIWGKAVVATSNDIDAAGLMGINTRKVITLSYSISAMTAAFAGVLVAPVTLTGATMGSVLALKAFAVAIIGGLESGLGVIVGGLILGIAETLTGFYISTGYKDVPGLILLLAVLAVRPVGLFGKAVIKKV; this comes from the coding sequence ATGCAGATCTTCCTTCAGCTCGTGGCGAGCGGCATCGCCGTCGGCATGATCTACGCTGCGATCGCCTTCGGCTACCAGCTCACCTTCGCGACCTCGAAGACCCTGAATTTCGGCCAGGGCGAGGCGCTGATGCTGGGCGCCCTGTTCGGCCTGACGCTGGTGCCGTTCACCGGCTACTGGCTGATGCTGCCGCTGGTCCTGGTCTTCGGCTTCGCGCTCGGCGCCGTCGTGGAGCGGCTCGGCGTGCGCCCGGCGGTCAAGATCAAGTCCGAGTACGGGTGGATCATGGCCACCATCGCGCTCGGCATCATCTTCAAGAACGTCGCCGAGAACATCTGGGGCCGCGACGACCTCAAGTTCCCCTCGCCGCTGCCCGAGACCGCCCTCACCTTCGGCGGCGTCCGGGTTCTGCCGATGGAGCTGATGATCGTCGCCGGCGCGCTCCTGATGATGCTCGCGGTCGAGCTGTTCAACCGCCGCTCGATCTGGGGCAAGGCGGTGGTGGCGACCTCGAACGACATCGACGCCGCCGGCCTGATGGGCATCAACACCCGCAAGGTCATCACCCTGTCCTACTCGATCAGCGCGATGACGGCGGCCTTCGCGGGCGTGCTCGTCGCCCCGGTGACGCTCACCGGCGCCACGATGGGCTCGGTGCTGGCGCTCAAGGCCTTCGCGGTCGCGATCATCGGCGGCCTCGAATCGGGGCTCGGCGTCATCGTCGGCGGGCTGATCCTCGGCATCGCGGAGACCCTGACCGGCTTCTACATCTCGACCGGGTACAAGGACGTGCCCGGCCTGATCCTGCTGCTCGCCGTGCTGGCGGTGCGCCCGGTCGGCCTGTTCGGCAAGGCCGTGATCAAGAAGGTCTGA
- a CDS encoding ABC transporter substrate-binding protein, whose translation MRSSLTALAAALACATAFAAPALAADPIKIGVTGPYTGGSSSMGVSMRDGVRLAADEINKSGGVLGRQLQLVERDDEAKNEVGAQVAQELINKEKVVATLGFINTGVALAAQRFYQEAEIPVINNVATGTIITNQFNPPDYDNNYVFRTSAYDVLQAGMMADEAVAQGFKKIAILADSTNYGQLGREDLEKYLKAKGVKPVAVEKFNIKDVDMTPQLLKSQAAGADVILAYGIGPELAQIANGMAKLGWKVPMITSWPASMQSFIDIAGANGNGVIMPQTFIEDKTLPKRKSFLDGYYATFKVNKIPTPVAGAQGYDSVYLLAAAIKQAGSTDGAKVRAALENLNTKVEGVVTTYDKPFTPKDHNAISRNMVVFGKVQDGKIVYAKDEDAKNAGVVRVKEKASN comes from the coding sequence ATGCGCTCATCCCTGACCGCGCTCGCGGCGGCGCTCGCCTGCGCGACCGCCTTCGCGGCCCCGGCCCTGGCGGCCGACCCGATCAAGATCGGGGTGACCGGCCCCTATACCGGCGGCTCCTCGTCGATGGGCGTGTCGATGCGCGACGGCGTGCGGCTGGCCGCCGACGAGATCAACAAGAGCGGCGGCGTGCTCGGGCGCCAGCTCCAGCTCGTCGAGCGCGACGACGAGGCCAAGAACGAGGTCGGCGCCCAGGTCGCCCAGGAGCTGATCAACAAGGAGAAGGTGGTCGCCACTCTCGGCTTCATCAACACCGGCGTGGCGCTCGCCGCCCAGCGCTTCTACCAGGAAGCCGAGATCCCGGTGATCAACAACGTCGCCACCGGCACGATCATCACCAACCAGTTCAACCCGCCGGACTACGACAACAACTACGTCTTCCGCACCTCGGCCTACGACGTGCTGCAGGCCGGCATGATGGCCGACGAGGCGGTCGCGCAGGGCTTCAAGAAGATCGCGATCCTGGCCGATTCGACCAATTACGGTCAGCTCGGCCGCGAGGACCTCGAGAAGTACCTCAAGGCCAAGGGCGTGAAGCCGGTCGCGGTGGAAAAATTCAACATCAAGGACGTCGACATGACGCCCCAGCTGTTGAAGTCGCAGGCCGCGGGTGCGGATGTGATCCTCGCTTACGGCATCGGACCGGAGCTGGCCCAGATCGCCAACGGCATGGCCAAGCTCGGCTGGAAGGTGCCGATGATCACCTCGTGGCCGGCCTCGATGCAGAGCTTCATCGACATCGCCGGTGCGAACGGCAACGGCGTGATCATGCCCCAGACCTTCATCGAGGATAAGACGCTCCCGAAGCGCAAGTCCTTCCTCGACGGTTACTACGCCACATTCAAGGTCAACAAGATCCCGACCCCGGTGGCGGGCGCGCAGGGCTACGATTCGGTCTACCTGCTCGCCGCCGCGATCAAGCAGGCCGGCTCGACCGACGGCGCCAAGGTACGCGCCGCCCTCGAGAACCTGAACACCAAGGTCGAGGGCGTGGTCACCACCTACGACAAGCCGTTCACACCGAAGGACCACAACGCGATCAGCCGCAACATGGTGGTGTTCGGGAAGGTCCAGGACGGCAAGATCGTCTACGCCAAGGACGAGGACGCCAAGAACGCCGGCGTCGTCCGCGTCAAGGAGAAGGCCTCGAACTGA
- a CDS encoding TAXI family TRAP transporter solute-binding subunit, which translates to MPTLPDWVLRRETFAAVIVVALAAAIAAALYFSQATTLTIAVAPRDGTEPALIRAYADALKEDSANIRLKILSFDDVRESAAALQDGRADLAVVRPDVLLPKNGLTLAILRDQAMLIVSPEGSGITSFPKLAGRRLGIAAHRSADFWLLKNILAYYALTLEGPDGTAAAAPVPGSTVRLVAIEGEEAAAAIRDKRIDAFVSIIAASAPKARQLVESVRGIGRTGKVDLVDVQDSDAVIERFPRLQAVTVPAGLFGGRPKLPAEDVKTVGASYRLMARTSLSRAVAADVTQHLFEMRTAAAEQTDAAEYVQAPAYETTVAATSARIPIHPGAIDYFEREQHGFVERYGDTLYLLAALAGGLASAAAWLRQRLASLRRERIDEVTDRLLEITDQARSLRDPDAIAALAVEIDKLAIEVVRDIRRRELDSRTMAAVSIAIETARATVADCRAAAGEKEGAAAPVA; encoded by the coding sequence ATGCCCACCCTCCCGGACTGGGTCCTGCGCCGCGAGACCTTCGCGGCCGTAATCGTCGTCGCACTCGCGGCGGCGATCGCGGCCGCCCTCTATTTCAGCCAGGCGACGACGCTCACCATCGCGGTCGCGCCGCGGGACGGGACCGAGCCGGCGCTGATCCGGGCCTATGCCGACGCGCTGAAGGAGGACAGCGCCAACATCCGGCTCAAGATCCTGTCCTTCGACGACGTGCGCGAGAGCGCGGCGGCGCTCCAGGACGGCCGGGCCGACCTCGCCGTGGTGCGGCCGGACGTGCTTCTGCCGAAGAACGGCCTGACGCTCGCCATCCTGCGCGACCAGGCGATGCTGATCGTCTCGCCGGAGGGATCCGGCATCACGAGCTTCCCGAAGCTCGCGGGGCGGCGCCTCGGCATCGCGGCCCATCGCAGCGCCGATTTCTGGCTGCTCAAGAACATCCTCGCCTACTACGCCCTGACGCTGGAGGGGCCGGACGGCACGGCCGCCGCCGCGCCGGTGCCGGGCAGCACGGTCCGCCTCGTCGCCATCGAGGGTGAGGAGGCGGCGGCCGCGATCCGCGACAAGCGCATCGACGCCTTCGTCAGCATCATCGCGGCCTCGGCCCCGAAGGCGCGCCAGCTCGTCGAGTCGGTGCGGGGCATCGGCCGCACCGGCAAGGTCGACCTCGTCGACGTGCAAGACAGCGACGCGGTGATCGAGCGCTTCCCCCGCCTCCAGGCGGTCACGGTGCCGGCCGGCCTGTTCGGCGGCCGGCCGAAGCTGCCGGCGGAGGACGTGAAGACGGTCGGCGCCTCCTACCGGCTGATGGCGCGCACCTCGCTGAGCCGCGCGGTCGCCGCGGACGTGACCCAGCACCTGTTCGAGATGCGCACCGCCGCCGCCGAGCAGACCGACGCGGCGGAATACGTCCAGGCTCCGGCCTACGAGACCACGGTGGCGGCGACGAGCGCCCGCATCCCGATCCATCCCGGCGCGATCGACTATTTCGAGCGCGAGCAGCACGGCTTCGTCGAGCGCTACGGCGACACGCTCTACCTCCTGGCGGCGCTCGCCGGCGGTCTCGCCTCGGCGGCGGCCTGGCTGCGCCAGCGCCTGGCGAGCCTGCGCCGCGAGCGCATCGACGAGGTGACCGACCGCCTGCTCGAGATCACCGACCAGGCCCGCTCCCTGCGCGACCCGGACGCCATCGCCGCCCTGGCGGTCGAGATCGACAAGCTCGCCATCGAGGTCGTGCGCGACATCCGTCGGCGGGAGCTCGACTCGCGCACGATGGCGGCGGTGTCGATCGCCATCGAGACCGCCCGGGCGACGGTCGCCGATTGCCGGGCAGCGGCGGGGGAGAAGGAGGGGGCCGCGGCGCCGGTGGCGTGA
- a CDS encoding DMT family transporter, with the protein MSIAALLYPFILAAGALQALGNAMNAQLRGRMVNPWLAATVSFLPIVFVFITLFLVMPTPLPSLETLGKMPWYAPLGGLAGAVAVFGGLAFIDKVGAGPFNGLTLTANIITSLALDAFGLFGLQASGFKPLPWLGGLMMAAGVVFIARTAGKKDDEESHGVGGKLLYPFILVAGALMAIGVVWNAQLRGALVNPWLAATVSFVPVVFAFALVFLLKPTPLPTREDLAGVRWWMPLAGITGAVAVFAGLLFVDKVGAGALNGLLITANLLTSVALDHFGWLGMRQVKAGPPRLIGAALMVGGIVLISVF; encoded by the coding sequence GTGTCGATCGCCGCGCTCCTCTATCCCTTCATCCTGGCGGCCGGTGCGCTGCAGGCGCTCGGCAACGCGATGAACGCGCAGCTGCGCGGCCGCATGGTCAATCCGTGGCTCGCCGCCACGGTGTCGTTCCTGCCGATCGTGTTCGTCTTCATCACCCTGTTCCTGGTGATGCCGACGCCGCTGCCGAGCCTCGAGACCTTGGGGAAGATGCCCTGGTACGCCCCCCTCGGGGGTCTCGCCGGGGCGGTCGCGGTGTTCGGCGGCCTCGCCTTCATCGACAAGGTCGGGGCCGGGCCGTTCAACGGCCTGACGCTGACGGCCAACATCATCACCTCGCTCGCCCTCGACGCGTTCGGGCTGTTCGGGCTCCAGGCCTCCGGCTTCAAGCCGCTGCCCTGGCTCGGCGGCCTCATGATGGCGGCCGGCGTGGTGTTCATCGCCCGCACGGCCGGCAAGAAGGACGACGAGGAGAGTCACGGCGTCGGCGGCAAGCTGCTCTACCCGTTCATCCTCGTCGCCGGCGCGCTGATGGCGATCGGCGTGGTGTGGAACGCGCAGCTGCGCGGGGCGCTGGTCAATCCGTGGCTCGCCGCCACCGTGTCCTTCGTGCCCGTCGTCTTCGCCTTCGCGCTTGTGTTCCTGCTCAAGCCGACCCCGCTGCCGACCCGGGAGGACCTCGCCGGGGTGCGCTGGTGGATGCCGCTCGCCGGCATCACCGGGGCGGTGGCGGTGTTCGCGGGCCTGCTCTTCGTCGACAAGGTCGGGGCCGGCGCCCTCAACGGGCTTCTCATCACCGCGAACCTCCTGACCTCGGTGGCGCTCGACCATTTCGGCTGGCTCGGGATGCGCCAGGTCAAGGCCGGTCCGCCGCGCCTCATCGGCGCTGCCCTGATGGTCGGCGGGATCGTGCTGATCTCGGTGTTCTGA
- a CDS encoding arsenic transporter, translating into MAALTLSPNLATWAIAALATLGVIVRPFSWPEAIWAVTGALALVLLGLLPAGTAWEGVLKGTDVYLFLVGMMLMSEVARKEGLFDWLAGIAVRTAKGSATRLFTLVYLVGTVVTVFLSNDACAVVLTPAVYAATRAAKVENPLPYLFICAFIANAASFVLPISNPANLVVFAEHMPPLTRWLGLFALPSALAILATYLVLRLTQNGTLRRQEVATEVETASLSRTGIVAGLGIVATGAVLIGASALGRDLGLPTFVAGLATTLIVLALKRGSGAVEVVKDVSWSVLPLVAGLFVLVEALEKTGVLAMIAAELQRAASTAPAETAWGAGALIAFACNLVNNLPAGLIAGAAVQAAHVPEKVAGAVLIGVDLGPNLSVTGSLATILWLTAIRREGQDVSFWSFLKLGALVMPPALALALAGLLLV; encoded by the coding sequence ATGGCCGCGCTGACGCTCAGCCCCAACCTCGCGACCTGGGCGATCGCCGCCCTCGCCACGCTCGGCGTGATCGTGCGCCCGTTCTCCTGGCCGGAGGCGATCTGGGCGGTGACGGGGGCGCTCGCCCTGGTGCTGCTCGGCCTGCTGCCGGCCGGCACCGCCTGGGAGGGCGTGCTCAAGGGCACCGACGTCTACCTCTTCCTCGTCGGCATGATGCTGATGTCCGAGGTCGCCCGGAAGGAGGGCCTGTTCGACTGGCTCGCCGGCATCGCGGTGCGCACCGCCAAGGGCTCGGCGACGCGGCTGTTCACCCTGGTCTACCTCGTCGGCACGGTGGTCACGGTCTTCCTCTCGAACGATGCCTGCGCGGTGGTGCTGACGCCGGCGGTCTACGCCGCGACCCGCGCCGCCAAGGTCGAGAACCCCCTGCCCTACCTGTTCATCTGCGCCTTCATCGCCAACGCCGCCTCGTTCGTGCTGCCGATCTCGAACCCGGCGAACCTGGTGGTCTTCGCCGAGCACATGCCGCCGCTGACGCGCTGGCTCGGCCTGTTCGCCCTGCCGTCGGCGCTGGCGATTCTGGCGACCTACCTCGTCCTGCGCCTGACCCAGAACGGCACCCTGCGCCGGCAGGAGGTCGCCACCGAGGTCGAGACCGCGTCCCTGTCCCGCACCGGCATCGTGGCGGGCCTCGGCATCGTGGCGACCGGCGCGGTGCTGATCGGCGCCTCGGCGCTGGGGCGCGATCTCGGCCTGCCGACCTTCGTCGCGGGGCTGGCCACCACCCTCATCGTGCTCGCGCTGAAGCGCGGCAGCGGCGCGGTCGAGGTGGTCAAGGACGTGTCCTGGAGCGTGCTGCCGCTGGTCGCCGGCCTGTTCGTGCTGGTCGAGGCGCTGGAGAAGACCGGCGTGCTCGCGATGATCGCCGCCGAGCTGCAGCGCGCCGCCAGTACCGCGCCGGCCGAGACCGCCTGGGGCGCCGGCGCGCTGATCGCCTTCGCCTGCAACCTCGTCAACAACCTGCCGGCCGGCCTGATCGCCGGCGCCGCGGTGCAGGCCGCCCACGTGCCCGAGAAGGTCGCGGGCGCGGTGCTGATCGGCGTCGATCTCGGGCCCAACCTCTCGGTCACCGGTTCGCTCGCCACCATCCTGTGGCTCACGGCGATCCGCCGCGAGGGCCAGGACGTGAGCTTCTGGAGCTTCCTCAAGCTCGGCGCCCTGGTGATGCCGCCGGCCCTCGCGCTGGCGCTCGCCGGCCTCCTCCTCGTCTGA